The sequence below is a genomic window from Lycium ferocissimum isolate CSIRO_LF1 chromosome 9, AGI_CSIRO_Lferr_CH_V1, whole genome shotgun sequence.
CAACCTAAAAGACCAGTACATAACTGCAAAAGTTGCAGAATGCAAGTGCAAAGGAAAAGGAGAGAACTTTCAGGCctgaaattgatttatttctaaaTTTGCCAGGAATGTTAAGCAGAAGATATGAGCTTGGGCTTTTTCCAAGGGGCAAGGAGCATTTTTTACTAAGAATAAAGAGCACAAGTGCAGAAAGACCCTTTTTCCTTTCATAGGAGACAACTCACAATACTTGTCAAACCAAAACACCAAGGTGAGGAATGATCTGTTTGAACAGACCTGCTCTATTAAGCTCTACGATTAGTAAAATGGTTCAAAACAATATTTTAGAAAGTAAAGGAATTTTTTAACTAGCTAATTCCCGAATTAATCAGCAGTGCAAATATCAAAAGAGGCTATTCAAATCTAGCGCAGGGATATATGTGTCATTAGTTAATAGAAATTACGGTATGGCACATAATCCGTCATTGAATTGAAATTAAGCAATATTAGACATAATTGTGTGTTACTGCCTATGGCGTCCGAAGTGGAACAATTTTGCTGTCCCCATCTAATAAAGAGAAATGACTAATAGAAAAAAGCAAGATCTGTGGCAGATGCAACTCTCCCAGAATATCCCATTTATTATACACCGATGAGTCGATTACACTTTATGTTATGTGATGCGGATGAGCAGCATCTGTGACACCAAAGGCTAATCtagacatttttttattttttttatttttgaaattggtAACTGTAAGGCTAATATAGACTTGGTTTGAGCCATTATCTGGGTTGCATGTTAATTGGATGAAGAGCATGCTTTACCCTGCTAATGGGGGTAGAGAGGGATCAAGAATTAGCTGGTTTCTCTTGGATGGTTGTTCATCAGGCATGTCTCGTGCAAGAAAATCTACAGAGGAGAGGGATCCAATTTTGTAATAGATGCTACCTTTGTGGAAAAGAAGCGGAAAGTATCAGTCATTTGTTTCTGCATTGTTCTACAACAAGACAGCTCTGGAATCTTCCTGGGCATTTGTGGTATTGCTTAGATCATGCCAGGAACCACTTCAGAATTACTAGACAGCTGGAGTTCTAATGGATCAGGTAAAGCTTGTTAGATAATATGGAACACAATTCCTGTGTGTATTTGGTGGACcgtttggaaggaaagaaatcGAAGATGTTTTTAAGGACGCTCCAATTCCATACTAAAGATTAAGAGTGGTTGTATtctgttgttgtattttttaagTAGAAAAGAGTGTGTTCAGGAGGCAGAATTTCTGATCGACTCCATAGGTTCCTTTCACTGTTAAAAAGAAGGAACTATCTTAGTGctgatttaatttaaaattaccTCTATTACAGCTCAGAAAGAATTATAACAGCAAGTTGTCTAAGAGGACCAAAAAATATCTTACTGCTTTAGCAGATAAAATTCTCATAGCAAGAACTCAGAGTGCTCAGAAACAAATAAAGCAAGGTCATAAAATTACCAAAAACGAAAGGCTACAGTTTATTCTTAACTCTGCACAGGGAGAGTGGACAAAGGAATTACCAGCTTTCTTGGCTGCACGGAGTAAAAGCTCCTCAATCAGGTGTTGAGCAGGATCTCCATCTGGAAATTTCTCCATGAAATTCTCCACATGAGAGACCACCTCTTCATTGCTCAAGTATTGGTATAAGCCATCTGAGGAGAGCACCAAAAACTGATCCCCTGGACAGAGTCTATGGTGGCGCAACGAAGGTGTAGAAGAAATGTAAGGAGCATTTCCAATGTACACATTCCGAAACATTTCTAGCAATACATCATTGAATTTAGGCTGCACGAacatatattataaaatattaggGGGACTAGCAACAAAAATGTTTAAAAATTATGTAGCTCTTCAATTGTGCATCCAAATAGCTACAGAAAATATGCACAAGTCCTTATTAAAAATGGAGTCAGTGTAAATGGAAAGATGTGTATTATACAGCACAGAGGACACATGAAAGTAGTTGCACAAGATGGCAATATGTCAAAGAAGGAGTTCTGTATGCATGTTTAAGACGAGCGTTCAAACTGTGAAATTTAATGCAATGGAGGAGATTTTGGGATTAGACGccaggaagaagaaagagaagtgaAGACCAACCTGTTTGAGGAAGCCTGCACCAAAAGCACGAGTGACCTTCAAACGACCTTTTACTCGATCATTGACAATGCAATTGCTGTCATCTGGGTGCTCACTCTTAATTCTAATAACTTCCTGAAATTGTCAGAGGACAAAATCAGTTCCTTGTTAAAGCATAAGCAGAAAGATATATGCTATAGGCAATAGCAAGTAATATTATAGCAATCGGCATAAGAAGACTAGTTTCATCATTAATGTCTTGTAACCATAAAACTATACATAGCACAACAAAGTCGAACAAAAACATACACCTCATAACAGGTAGGTAGAGGGGGAAGCCATCAAACTCGTTTTTAAATGTATGCGAATAATACTAGGAAACACAGTCATCTACTTGATGCTTTTTGTTAATGAAACACATTActtcatcaaaagaaaaaaaaaatactaggaAGCGTGGCCTGAAGAGCACAATTTCCAGAATATACTAGAAAAGCATACCATCCTGCTCCCTATCTGCAACCCATGTATTTACATATCATGCTCTATTTAATTCCTCAACATGATAAGCATGCAAGCCAACTTTCACGCAATTGCATCAGCAGGTCTATCCATCATCAGTGTACACTGTACAACAGATGCTCTCTAATTATTGCACAAACACATGCTGGTTTTCTTGAACGAGAGTTCTCCTTTAGTCCTTTAGACTCTTCTAGTAGCTTTTAAGTTTTCATATTTGTTAGTTTGTACTGTTCCACAAGTAGATCGGTAGAGATTCACCATAAAATTGTTTGTAAAACTTGAAGGTGCACTGCACAAACTGCTACAATTCTAGATAGAACAGTAATTTCTAAAATTCAAGGGAACAGTAAACGCTGAAGCAGAGCCCTTGTATCTCACTATGGCCATCCCATAAGAGCTGCAGAGGCGCAAGTTAATTTCCATTGTTTTCAAGCCATCGCAGATAATCCATCAAATTTGGATCAGTGGGTTATCTCCAATTacaaggattagaagttgaaaccGTAAATTATGCTCTCAATGTAATTGCTTAAATAGGCAGAAAGACATAGCCATACTATTTTGAAGTAAATTAGTGGTAATAGAGATTATACGAGTAAATGCAACGCAATTTGTAATTCGCAAGAGGGTATCTAGACTTCTTGTTCAGCATGTAACATGGTCAATGTGCACATACTGGTTAATTTTCCAGGTTCCTTAATCCTTTGTCTTCCTCCAATTAAGACAACCAGGTGTTGGCAGGTCTCAAAATACAAAGAACTTGCTTAACACTCTTTTTGTTATCAAATCATTCAAATACAATAAGATTCTGCACTATCATCAGCATGACAAAAATCAAAAGGCAGCATATGACAAGAAAACACCCTAGTTATGCAGACAATTCAATCCAACCATAAACATCAGACTTAAAAAATTCCCACACATTGACACCAAGTGAGCTATTCTAGCCATATAAAACTGACACTCATAGTCACATAATCTAAAATTGCAGACAATATAGTCGCTACTAATGGTCATGTCAGATTCCAGCTGATTAGAAGTATGATTGATGGTCACTGGATGTAGTTTATAACAAGTAGCAGAGACAACATCTTTGAGATAAGAGACAATAAATGTGGTTTATGATAACTAGTTCATTAAACAATCTGCTGAGTTGGTATGCTGCAACTTCAAATTGATCATCACTGGATGCGGTTTATAACAAGTAGTATGGCCAATATCTTTGAGATAAGTGCAATAGATGCAGTTTACAATTTTACGATAGCTAATTCATTAAACAATCTGCTAAGTTGGTAAGCTGCAACTCTAATTGTACCTAattagaaaggaaaagtaaatacCACTTGACAAATTTGTAAACATCAAATTGGACACAAATTATTTGCACTTGCCTAGATCTAGATTCTTTCAATAGGAAGAAACAGGAGGTAACAAAGCTCTCACAAATGAATGTTGAGGAAAAAAGATATGCTATGAACCCCTCTTCCTCTCTTCTCATTCTTATGCACCGACTCCTACCCCCTTCCCCCCCTCCTTTGGGTTTGTTAATTTGGCTTTCGTTTTGCACTGAGTTCTAGAAGAAGCAACTTAATGCCATGGGAGATCTATTTTCAGATTGTCAACATTAGTGAAAAGTGGTGAATTAGTACGAAGAACCTTGGAAGTCAACAGAAGTCTTTCTTAGATGCCTATACCAGCAAACCAATCCTGACATTTAAGAATTGAATACACTTAGATCAAGAATTAGTGACCAACAAGTCAACAATAAGTCAGACAGATGCATAGTATATCTCTACAGATAGAACTTTAAGACAAAGCAGCCATCAAAGTTCCTATTTGGAAATTTATCCAAGTTAAATCGCATTGCCCGCTACATTAAATCAACCACTTTGCTTCAAAATTCTATCGCAAGAAATATTTGATCTTACATTTAATTTCAGACATTTAATCAAGCATCATAAATAACTGATAAAGGAACTAAGGAACCTTACTTCTTCAATACTAGTGCTGTGATCAGTGGATAATTGCAATGCAGTCAGCTTCATACTCGGACCAGGTGCCTCATTTGTCACCTTATTCTCCTCATTGAAGTTACTCGTGGATTCTTCAACAATGCCCTCAACAGCCAATTCGCCATTAGACGGAACTTTGGATTTTGAAGCAGAACTACCCTCCTCAGACTCATATTTTGCTACAATAGCCCGACTATCTCCTAAATTCATTACATACACGTCTTCATCTCTCATTAAAGCAACCAACAAACAAGACCCCATAAGTGCTAGCTCGGGATATCGATCAAGAACTCTATCCGTCATATCCAAGTACGCCAACTCAGTAACTTCAAGAGCCCTAGACATTGCCCTCAAAACCAACTCATGATCAACCGGACCCGTCTTTCGCCTCCTCTCATTTCTACTACTAGTCCTTTCCTCCTCAACTCtattctcctcctcctcctcttcgaCTTTCTCCTTAGCTTCCAACCCAAATTTCCACGGAAACAACTTCTTACTACTCTCTTTACGCTTACTTAACAACCCATGTTTCAATTTCGTTAACAGCAACGACCTCCTATTCACCGCTGAACCAGCACTATTTACACTCAACGCATCATCTACCGAAAACGCAAATCTATCCGAACCCGAAAGATCAAGCCCGTCTTCCGGATCCTCTTCCGCTAAAAATTCCCACAATCTCCTCCTCCTAACTTCTATCTCCCCCGATTCAAACGTCACCTTCTTTGACGGCCTTCTATCCAAATTCACCTCATTTTCACTAGTAGTTGTCCCGGGTGCTTCATTAGAATCAAGTATCCTCGAATTCTCAGCAATTAATCCCCTTTCTTGATTTAAATTTGCCCCTTCAGTATTATTATCTTCACTATCCCAAAataaaccttccaattctttatACATAGCTTTGTATAAATTACTCATCAAGAACTCAGGCGCATCAGGTCCATTAAAACCATCATATATTCCAACAAACAGCCAACCATGTTCTTCCGATACAACCACATGTACACGATCCTCACCTGCTTTACCCAATGCCCATTGTACATTCGATTCTTCGCTACGCAAATCTGAATCATGTGTACACTCAACATTACTACTATCCTTTTTACCACCACTAACAAAATTCCTCACAGGCACTACCCATGGTCGTTTCTTTTCGGAAAAATTCCTGTAAAACGCTTTTTTAATACCCGAAATacccttttttctcctttttttaacATAAACACCACCTAACGGAGCTGAAAAAGGAACCCGGTTACTCTCTGAACCGGCCGTAGTAGTATTGTCAAGCGGTCCAGATAACGCACCACGCTCAATCGGACCGGACATGAAAAAACCGGACGGTTCAGTTCCAACTCCAACACCGCCACGTGGCACAGGTTGAAGAGGTAAAGCACTAAACGACGACGTACTTTCAAACCCATTAACAACACTACCTTTATTACTGTCAGTGGCATCCTCGTAATAATTGTCAAGTTGAAGGACAGTTCTAGGAGTAGAAGTATTAGCACTAACAGAAGCACCAGAAATAGCACGAAACCCGGTTTCTGGTCCTAAACCGGCCGGTTTAGGTCTTACGGGGGCCGGTTCATCGAACCGGAGTGAGTGAGAAGGAGAAAGAAATCGATCTGAATGAGTAGGAGAAATAAACCGGGCAGATGACCTTACATAACAGAAAGAATGACCAAGGGTTTCATCAAGCGGTTCACCGGTTGTAAAGATTACTTCCGGTTCAGCCCGGTTTAAACAAGGAAACAACTGTGAAAAACCTCCTCCCATCACATTCGATTCATTTCAACCTCCCCCCACCACCCTACTCAACTCTatatacaacaaatatttcTCTATATCtggaaacaaaaacaaaaaaggaaacttGGGTTTTGTTGAACAAGAAAAAGGGTTAAAGAGTTGTGTAAGTTTAAtggattttgtttttttgaaagGGAGATATATAGTGAGAGAAAACTATATGTATGAAGGGGTTTAGAGAGAAGGAGAGtggagtagttttttttttttttttttttgcgggcTGATGAAGTTAAAAGgaatataatttgaaaaaaagaagaaaaaaggaggagaagaagacgacctgtgtttttttattttgtttcagtTTTAACGATAGACCATAGTAGacggaaaaacaaaaaaaaaaattaatactcagtacatagctAACCCTTTAAACTTGTCTAGATATTCTTTTTAGACATTCAAACTAAGTCCTATTGTAATTGAAAACCttaatttttaataaagagTTTCATTTAGATATTTTCTGGTCAAACTTAAAAATAGATTTTGTGTGTATTTTCATTCATCTATTGTTAGTTaagttaattatataaatatgttatctCATTTAATTATACGTATTCCAAAGTAGAATATGTCTTGGGTTTTATGATCTATTGCATATAATCAAAGGAGATGATTATTGTATTGTTAACGTAACTATCTAATAGATAAATGAAAatacacattaaaaaaaatttaaaatttgaagtgaAAATATCTAATTAAAATACTTTCTTATGAGTTGAaatgtttaattaaaataaaaattaatttaagtgtttaaataaaatatccTAATAAATTTAAGAACTGAATATGAGAACAGAGTGTATTTaaatgtttttcttcttttttggggAAAAGTTTTAGCTGACCTGGAAATGGGGGCATTGAAAGTCCACGTAGGAGCCACGTAGGGGGTGGGGGGGATTTATGGGTGAAATTACGAATTTGGGtatagagaaataaaagaatgaGGGATGTGGAGAGGAGAATGTGGGGCTTTAAAGAAGGGAGGGTAGGGTCAACGTGGGGAATCGAGGGACATTTTCTGTCTTTATGGAGTGCTTTTGTCTTTATCGTTGTTTTTTTGGGTGACTGAGTCTGACtattggtttttcttttgtatttttgtaaaaaataaaatcataaaggtCAAGTCCAAATTGATACTGTTTTCTAGTCGATATCCTCTATGACAGGAGTAAAAAACTGAGTTGTATTCCTCTGTTATGACTTTTTTGCCCTTTCAGATTGTTGTCATTCATTTACTGCTTAttcaattaaaatatttttgagttgTCATTTGATACCGCTTTGTTggaataatttatatatataaatcaataGCAAAAAATGATATTCATTGGTCATATGGTTCTTCTTAGTCCGCTAGCTAAGCGCGTCAAATTTTTAAGATGGTTAGGGATGCGAATCTAAATTCTTTACTTCctcgttcacttttacttgttcactttagattttttacattatttaaaaaataataaatagagtatataatttatcaatgtactcatattaattgatgcatatttttattagatttgaaaaatgatttgaagtgagtaattaatacaataggtaaaataggaaaaaataaattgtcttttcttgatatgctaaaagtgataggtaaaagtaaaaatctattttaaaaatattggacaagtaaaagtgaacagagggagtatgtgTTAGCGAGGCTTGAAGAACCTTTAATTTAATGAACCTAATATATTTGTCGGTTTGTCCTCGCCCTCATTAATGAGCTTAAAAGTGTGCTACATTCTAAATCTTactcttaggggtcgtttggtacgcagactaaattattttgggataaatttatcccatctgagagatgggataaaataatctcaaggTTAGTGGGATAAAGTGGGATATCTCATTCTTAGGATTGTACTTTATTTTGTAcgatgtttggtagaaggtacaAATTTATCCCAGTACAAAAAATTAGTggtgggatatcccagcttataccatgcaccaaacgaccccttaggggtcgtttggtagatagtcgaaattatcccgggattataatcccgggaccaatttatcccatctattgggattattttataccatctaaaagatggtataaaataatcccaagataatgggataagaaggtataagtggggatatcccagcactaatttttgtACCATATTgatacaaggtataaatttatcccaagataagtttataccttctaccaaatatggtataaaaattagtctttggaatatcccagcttataccttctaccaaacgaccccttatagTTCAGGACCTTCCCCACTCTTTCTaatgtact
It includes:
- the LOC132030221 gene encoding protein phosphatase 2C 29 isoform X2, coding for MGGGFSQLFPCLNRAEPEVIFTTGEPLDETLGHSFCYVRSSARFISPTHSDRFLSPSHSLRFDEPAPVRPKPAGLGPETGFRAISGASVSANTSTPRTVLQLDNYYEDATDSNKGSVVNGFESTSSFSALPLQPVPRGGVGVGTEPSGFFMSGPIERGALSGPLDNTTTAGSESNRVPFSAPLGGVYVKKRRKKGISGIKKAFYRNFSEKKRPWVVPVRNFVSGGKKDSSNVECTHDSDLRSEESNVQWALGKAGEDRVHVVVSEEHGWLFVGIYDGFNGPDAPEFLMSNLYKAMYKELEGLFWDSEDNNTEGANLNQERGLIAENSRILDSNEAPGTTTSENEVNLDRRPSKKVTFESGEIEVRRRRLWEFLAEEDPEDGLDLSGSDRFAFSVDDALSVNSAGSAVNRRSLLLTKLKHGLLSKRKESSKKLFPWKFGLEAKEKVEEEEEENRVEEERTSSRNERRRKTGPVDHELVLRAMSRALEVTELAYLDMTDRVLDRYPELALMGSCLLVALMRDEDVYVMNLGDSRAIVAKYESEEGSSASKSKVPSNGELAVEGIVEESTSNFNEENKVTNEAPGPSMKLTALQLSTDHSTSIEEEVIRIKSEHPDDSNCIVNDRVKGRLKVTRAFGAGFLKQEWNCMNCWISLKEIAGSTMTMLLLW
- the LOC132030221 gene encoding protein phosphatase 2C 29 isoform X1 — encoded protein: MGGGFSQLFPCLNRAEPEVIFTTGEPLDETLGHSFCYVRSSARFISPTHSDRFLSPSHSLRFDEPAPVRPKPAGLGPETGFRAISGASVSANTSTPRTVLQLDNYYEDATDSNKGSVVNGFESTSSFSALPLQPVPRGGVGVGTEPSGFFMSGPIERGALSGPLDNTTTAGSESNRVPFSAPLGGVYVKKRRKKGISGIKKAFYRNFSEKKRPWVVPVRNFVSGGKKDSSNVECTHDSDLRSEESNVQWALGKAGEDRVHVVVSEEHGWLFVGIYDGFNGPDAPEFLMSNLYKAMYKELEGLFWDSEDNNTEGANLNQERGLIAENSRILDSNEAPGTTTSENEVNLDRRPSKKVTFESGEIEVRRRRLWEFLAEEDPEDGLDLSGSDRFAFSVDDALSVNSAGSAVNRRSLLLTKLKHGLLSKRKESSKKLFPWKFGLEAKEKVEEEEEENRVEEERTSSRNERRRKTGPVDHELVLRAMSRALEVTELAYLDMTDRVLDRYPELALMGSCLLVALMRDEDVYVMNLGDSRAIVAKYESEEGSSASKSKVPSNGELAVEGIVEESTSNFNEENKVTNEAPGPSMKLTALQLSTDHSTSIEEEVIRIKSEHPDDSNCIVNDRVKGRLKVTRAFGAGFLKQPKFNDVLLEMFRNVYIGNAPYISSTPSLRHHRLCPGDQFLVLSSDGLYQYLSNEEVVSHVENFMEKFPDGDPAQHLIEELLLRAAKKAGMELHELLDIPQGDRRKYHDDVTVMVISLEGRIWKSSGKYL